The following is a genomic window from Flavobacterium sp..
GCAATTGCGTGCGAATTAATCCATTGTTCACATTAAACTCATTATGACGGTTGTAATTGTACATAAATGGAAGTTTAGCATCGTTTGTTGGATTACTAAAATCATACGCATAATACGTTTCCAAAAAACCTGAAACTTTAATTGTTAACGAATCTTTTTCTTGAGCAAACGATATTGCTGAAATGCCAATTATTAAAAACTTAATTATATTTTTCATCTATTTTTTTCTATTTAAGGAAATATTTGTTGTGGGTTGGTATACCATCGGTAGTTCTTCTACTACAACATCACTTTTATCTAAACCAAATGCTTTTGTATCTGAAATTGCCATTCTTTTCAAAATAAAATAACTATTTATTAACCAACCTTCTTTTATTGAAAATTCATTTTCAACCGATAAAAATTTTTCCAAAATTACAAATTTAAAGTCAGGTTCTGTATTGTATTTTGTTGATCCATCTGGTCGAGTATGTAAATTTAATTCGTTTTGTTGTACTAAATCTTGAACAATTTTTTTGAAATACAATTCTACCTTCGGTTGGATTCTAAACCCAACATTTAAAACTATTTTAATCACTTTGTCATCAATAATTTCATGAACTTCATAATCTAGCGTAAACGGTTCATCTGTACGATTAATATGTAAAATCCAGTAAACATCCGCTCTTTTTGGTTTTTTTGAAAAGATTGAATTTATAATTTTTTCTTCTATTTGATTGATTTTATCTGCTTTTGAAAGATAAATTAAATGAGTTGAATACTTTGGAATTGTGTCGTCATTACTTAACTCTTCTAATTTAAAAGCATGTTCTTTTATGTTTTCAAATTTTAAAAATTTGTTGTTAATCTTTCTTGAATAATACCAAACATACATTACCATAAAAATGAACAACTCAAAGAATAAAAACATCCATCTTTCTTTAATTTTGACCACATTTGCAATAAAAAATGAGATTTCAATAACTGAAAAAAGAAATAAAATCAATGCAATCCAACCGATTTTGATTTTCTTAATGTAAAACAAGTAATATGACAATAAAAAAGTGGTCATTAACATGGCTACAGTTATTGAAAAACCATAAGCTGCTTCCATGTGTTCCGAATTTTTAAAATATAAAATCATTAATACACAACCTATCCATAAAATTGTATTTACAGAAGGTATATAAATTTGACCTTTCGTATTTGTTGGGTTTTTTAAGGCAACTCTAGGCCAAAAATTAAGTGAAATAGCTTCATTAATCAATGTAAAAGAACCACTAATCAATGCTTGTGAAGCAATAATAGCTGCCATTGTAGCAATGATAATTCCAAAAATTAAAAACCATTGAGGCATAATACTATAAAATGGATTTCTTCCTTCTAGAAATTGGCTTCCTTGCGTCATAATCCATGCGCCTTGACCAAGATAATTAACTACTAAAGCAGTTTTTACAAAAATCCATGTTATTCTAATATTGTCTCTTCCACAGTGTCCTAAATCCGAATATAAAGCTTCAGCTCCAGTAGTACAAAGAAATACAGCGCCAAGTAACCAAAATCCATGTGGATACTCAACTAACAATCTATAGGCGTACATTGGATTTAAAGCTTCTAATATTTCAGGATGAATAACAATTTGTGAAATCCCTAAAATTAATAACATCGAAAACCAAACTACCATTGCTGGTCCAAAAAAGAAGCCTACTTTTTGGGTTCCAAATCTTTGAAACAAAAACAAACCCGATAAAATGGCAATTACAATTGGAACAGTAGGCAAATTTGGAATTACAGCTTCTAAACCTTCTACCGCAGAAGCTACTGAAATTGGTGGTGTTATAATTCCATCTGCCAAAAGAGTGGTTGCTCCTAAAATAGTTGGAATCACTAATTTTCCTTTTCCAAAACGTTTAATCAAAGCATATAAGGAGAAAACACCGCCTTCACCATGATTATCTGCTCTTAATGTCAATATGATATATTTAAAAGTAGTTTGAAATGTTAGTGTCCAAAAAACACATGAAATTCCTCCATAAACAAGCATTTTAGAAATTTCTCTATTTCCAATAATTGCTTTCATTACATACAATGGACTCGTTCCTATATCTCCATAAATGATTCCTAATGCTACTAAAAGTGTTGCTGCTGTTACTTTTTGATAATTTGAATTACTCATTTTTTAGTATTATTTATATTTTTAATAAAGTGCGATGCATAATACATTCCTAATTTTTCAGCTACTAAACTCAAATCTTTGAGTTGGTTTTCTAAGGCGTCTTCTCGTTGTGGACATTGATTAATTTTGATAAATTCTCGAAGCCAGTAATCTGAATTCGATTTAGATGACGGAGGACGAATTGCATTATTTAAAGACAAGCTATCGCTGTTGCTTGGCACATTAGCTGTGTTGCTGTCTGAATTTTCCATATGTAATGATTTTTTATGTCAGAATAAATCGATAACCAATTCCGCTTTCGGTGAGAATCATTTCCGGATGATTGGCATCTTTCTCAATTTTTTTTCTTAATTGTGCTACAAATACTCGTAGATATTGTGTTTGATCACTATAACTTTTTCCCCAAATTTCTTTTAATAAGTATTGATGTGTTAATACTTTTCCTTCGTTTTTTGCCAAAATGGCTAATAAATTAAACTCCGTTTGAGTTAATTTGACTTCTTCGTTATTTACTTTAACGATTCGGGCAATCAAATCAATCGAAAAATTAGTTGAACTAATCACTGGTTCCGAGGCTTCTTTGATGTGGTTTCTCATATGAGAACGCACTCTTGCTAATAATTCCTGTGTTCTAAATGGTTTAATTAAATAATCATTTGCTCCATTATCTAATGCTTTTACAATTTCCGATTCCTCACTTTTAACCGATAAAATCATAATTGGATTCAAATACCATTCGCGCAATTGTTGCAACACTTTTTGTCCGTCAACATCGGGTAAACCCAAATCAAGCATAATCAAATCAGGTTGAAAAGTGGCCGCGAAACGAATGCCTTGTAAGCCATTTTCTGCTAATTTCACCTCAAAATCATTTGTACTTAAAGTAATTTCTAAAAGTTTTCTGATTTGTGTTTCATCATCAATAACTAAAATTTGGCGCTTATTCATTTTCTATCGGATTAAATTTTGAAACTTCAGTTTTAATTTGGATTACAAATTTTGCTCCACCTTCTACACTATTTTCTAAAGATATTGTTCCGTTTTGCGCTTCAACGAAACCTTTTACAATTGATAATCCTATCCCAGAACCACCTGGTCGTGAATTTTTAAGTCGGTAAAATTTTTCGAAAACAAAAGAAATTTCATCTTCTGGAAAACCATTTCCTTCGTCTAAAATTACTATTTGCAAGGTATCTTCATTTTGGGATAAATCGATTGTTATATTACTATTTTGAGGTGTGTAAATTATAGCATTATTTAATAAATTATAAATTACATGCTCCATTAATCCGTAATCTAATTTGAATAACGGGAAAATTTCAGTGGCATTAACTTCAATTTTTTGTGAATAGGATTTAATTTGAAGTGATCGAATAACTTCATATACAATTTCATTTACATCCACCCAATCCATTCTCGGAACTATAACGCCTGATTCTAATCGTGACATGTTCAATAAATTTTCTACTTGATTGTTTAATCGTAGTGTTGCAATTGAAATTTCTTCCAATAATTTTTCCTTCTGATTATCAGTCATAATTGCATTACTTTGAAGTGCATCGGTCGAACCAATAATGGTAGCAATAGGCGTTTTTAACTCGTGAGATAAACTATCTAAAAGGGTGTTGTAGAGTTTTATAGATTTTAATTTGGACTCCTTTTCATTTGCTATTCGTTCAATTTGTCTAATTTTAAATGTCAAAACCGCATTTATTAAAGCAATTACAAAATACATAAAGAACATAAATTGGTCTTCAGTATTTCCGATATGAAAAGTAAAATAAGGCTTGATAAAAAAGAAATTCCAAATTAAAGCACTTAAAACAGCTGATAATAATGTGGGAACAATTCTATAAAACATGGCTACAAAAGAAACGGTAACCAACAGAATAAAGGCAATAACTTTATAACCAATAATCTCTTTAAAAGCAAAGCAAACAAGCGAAATTAGCACTACTAATACTGTGCTAAAAATATATTGATTGTTCGGATTTGATGTTCTACTAAACACGTTTTAAACTTTACCATTGAATTACTTGGCAAAGATAAGTTGGGTTTTGTAAATAGTGTATAAAAGAAATACTAATAAGTATAAAGATTTTATAAAGATTTCTTCCTTCTAGTATCAATCAAATGAATAATTTGCCATTTGCCGTTATCATTAAAAAGCGTAAATGCGTTGGCTCCTACATGACTTAAAGTATCGTTCACATAAAACTCATAAGGCGTCCAAACATGTGCCAAATTACCATCTATTTCTACTTTGTAATCGGTTAATTTTTCAAAAAACTTCATATTAGACGGAATTGTAGCTATCGATTTTAAGAAATCTTGAAACGGTGCTTCAACCAATTTATTGCCTTCTTTAGTATTAGCAATTGTTTTCATTACAATATCTTCATGACACAACTGCTTTAAAGCAGTAGTATCCTTGGCATGAAAAGCAGTAAAAAAATCATCAATTACTTTTTTAGGAGAAATTTCTTGTGCTAATATCGAATTTGATAGAAGAATAAAAAGAATAAAAAGTTTAGCTCTCATAAATTTAGTTTAATGCATTAGTAGCACTTGAACCAAATAAGTTACAATTCCAGCAATATAACCTGCTACAGCTAAAGGAGTTATCTTTTTTAAATACCACATAAAAGTAATTTTTTCTTTTTCCATAACCGCAATCCCAGCAGCAGAACCAATAACCAACATACTACCACCCGTTCCAGCACATAAAGCAATAAACTCCCACAATGTATGATCCATTGGGTAATCTGCAAGTGAGAACATTCCTTGAGTAGCAGCAACTAAACTTCCATTATCCACAATTGATGATAAGGCACCAATAGCTATAACCATCGAATTTGTATTTGGTAAATTCGTAATTAAAAAGGTAGCCATTTCTTTCAAAACACCTACTTCTTGCAAAGCAAATACCATTAATAAAATACCCATAAAATATAGTATAGAACTTACATCTACTTTGGTTAAAGCATAAGCAACCGAAAATTTATCTTTTTCTTCTTGTGTTTTATTTCTATGATACATAATCGAAACCAATGAGACCATTGATAGCGAAATTAAAACCCCTATAAAGGGAGGTAAACCAGTTAATGTTTTGATAACAGGTACCATAACTAAACCTACTACACCAGCAATAAACACACTCACACTTCCTCTCATTTTTTCTTCCTGTCTCACTTGAGCCATAGAAACTTGAGCACGAAGAACAGCAAAACCTTTCATTTTAAAACTTGCTATAATCACCGGAACTAATAAAACCATAATTGAAGGTAAAATCAACGCTTTTACAATTCCAAAAGAGCTAACCTGACCACCAATCCATAATAAAGTTGTCGTAACGTCTCCAATAGGACTAAAAGCACCTCCTGCATTGGCTGCAATTACAACAATACCTGTTAATAACATTCTAATTTCGCTTTTAGGCATTAACTTTCTTAGAAGCGTCACCATAATAATTGCAGTAGCTAAGTTATCTAATAAGGCTGAAAGAAAGAATGTGATAAATGCAACTATCCATAATAATCTTAAAACTGATGTAGTTCTAATTCTTCTTGTAATAACCGTAAAACCTTTGTGAATATCTATTAACTCAACAATAGTCATAGCACCCATTAAAAAAATTAACAAGCCTGAAATTTCTCCAAAATACTCCATTAATCTTTCGGTAACTAAATGTTGATCATCATGGCTAAATGAGGCAATAACCACCCAACATATTGTTCCAGTAAGTAAAGCAGTAATCGTTTTGTTAATTTTTATAGGAGATTCAAGAATAACAGACAAATAGCCTAAAATTGCTACTAAAAGTAAGATAGATATCATTTTTTTGTATTTAAAACACAAAAATAAAACATTAATTTAACTTTAATTTAATATTTGATAATTATTTTTTTTAAACTAAAAAGCAAATAACATTTAGTACCTTTGTTTTTTTTAAAATTAAAAATAATGTCAGTAGCGAAGAAAGATTACAAGAGAATTACGACAAAAACATTAATTGAAATGAAAGAAAATGGAGAAAAAATCTCCATGTTAACTGCTTACGATTTTACAATGGCAAAAATTGTAGATTCTGCTGGAGTTGACGTAATTTTAGTTGGTGATTCTGCGAGTAATGTAATGGCCGGACATGAAACTACGCTTCCAATTACACTTGATCAAATGATCTATCACGCCTCTAGTGTAGTTAGAGCTAGTGAAAGAGCTTTGGTTGTAGTTGATTTACCCTTCGGAAGCTACCAATCAGATTCTAAAGAAGCCTTACGCTCTGCTATCCGAATTATGAAAGAAAGCGGTGGACATGCCGTTAAATTAGAAGGTGGAAGTGAAATCAAAGATTCAATTAAAAAAATATTAAATGCTGGAATTCCTGTAATGGGACACTTAGGATTAACGCCACAATCTATATACAAATTTGGTACATATACCGTTAGAGCCAAAGAAGATGCAGAAGCCGAAAAATTATTAGAAGATGCCAAATTGTTAGAAAAACTAGGCTGTTTTGCTCTTGTTTTAGAAAAAATTCCAGCTGCATTAGCAGAACAAGTAGCAAAAAGCATTTCAATTCCTGTAATTGGCATTGGTGCGGGCAGCGGTGTTGACGGACAAGTATTAGTTATTCACGATATGTTAGGGATGAACAATGAATTTAGTCCAAGATTTCTACGTAGATATTTAGACTTATATGATCAAATGACAAAAGCAATTGGTCAATATGTAACCGATGTAAAATCAGAAGATTTTCCCAATTCAAACGAACAATATTAATTGTGTCTACGAAAGAAATTTCCACTAAAAACAACCTACAAATTATTCACGAAGACAACCACATCATAGTTGTCAATAAACGTGTTGGCGATATTGTTCAAGGTGATAAAACGGGGGATAAACCACTTTCAGAAGTTGTTAAAGAATACATCAAAGAAAAATACAACAAACCAGGAGATGTTTTTCTAGGTGTTGTCCATCGTTTAGATAGACCAACTACCGGAATTGTGGTTTTTGCTAAAACTTCTAAAGCCTTAACACGTTTGAATGAAACTTTTAAAAATAGAGAAACTCAAAAAACATATTTGGCAGTTGTTAAAAAAATGCCTCCTAAAGAAAAGGATACTTTAGTACATTTTTTAAAGCGTAATACTAAAAACAATACCTCAAAAGCCCATTTAAAAGAAGTTCCCGAGAGTAAAAAAGCTAGTTTAAGCTATCAAATCATAAAAAAATTAGACCATTATTTTGTGTTAGAAATTGATTTACACACGGGTAGACATCATCAAATCAGAGCGCAATTACAAGCCATAGGTTGCCCAATAAAAGGCGATTTAAAATATGGCTTCGATAGAAGTAATCCCGATGGAGGAATTCATCTTCATGCTAAAAAATTAGTTTTAACACATCCAGTTTCAAAAGAAATTATTATATTTAAAGCATCAACCCCTAACGATAGTATTTGGAACTCACTTTAAATTTACATACCATGAAAAAAATTATTCTATCATTTTCGTTAATTGCTTCGATATCGGTTTTTTCTCAAGAACATTTTAGTGGAATTTCTACTTCTAAAAGAGGTGGATTATTAAGTGCTGCAAATAACCCTGCGGAATTAGCAAATATGACTACAAAATATGAAGTAAATGTTTTTAACTTCTCTGTGGCAATGGCTAATAATAAGTTATCAATAAGCGACTTAACTAGTGACGATAATATTGAAGATAAATTATTTGAAGGTAACGACCCCGTAAACTTACGACTAGATACACAATTTTTTGGTCCTTCCTTTGCCTTCAAAAAAGGAAAATGGGGTTTTGGTTTAAATTCTTCTGCTTATTTAAAAGCAAATGCAGTAAATGTTGATAATGAATTGGGAGAAGCAATTAGCAATGGTGGTTTAAGCAATTTGTTTACACAAACAAATCTATCTTCAAACGAAAATCAACGTTTAAATGCTACTACTTGGGGTGAGTTAAGTTTTAATATTGCAAGAAATCTTATGGATTCTCCTAAACATAAAATCAACGTTGGTACTAATATAAGATTATTATTTCCAGGTGCGTATGCTAACTTTTCTGCTTCTAATTTAAACGGAACTTTGGTAAATAATTTTGGTGATATTTCTTTAATTAATGCAAGTGCAAACATTAACATCTCTTATGCTGGAGTTTTAGCAAATGACTTCTCTGACCAAGGTAATTATAATGAATTTTTCTCACAAGGAATCAATGGATATGCCTTTGACTTAGGATTTAACTATAGATTAAAGGATGAAAATGATGCTAACAGTTATAAATTAAATACTGGACTTTCTATAAAAAACTTAGGAGCCATGACGTTTAAATCTGACAATAATTTAAGTAAAAATTATTCCTTGAATATAGATGGAATTGAAAGTTTAGACATAAATCAGTTTGAAAACGTACAAAGTATGGAAGAAATTGAAGCCATATTAAATGATCCTGCTAATGCTGGTATTTTACAAACAACTTCTAGCAGTGCTGATGTAAAAATTAAGTTACCTACCGTAATTAATGCATATGCAGATTTACGTCTTCACAAAAAATGGTTTGTTACAGGAACAATTAATCAAAAAATTTCAGATGATACTGAAAGTGATATTACAACAACTCAAAACTCATATTCCTTAATTCCTAGATTTTCATCAGGTTGGTTTGAAGCCTATGCACCTCTTGCTGCTAATGAAATTTCAGGATTTACAAGTGGTATAGGATTTAGATTAGCTGGTTTCTTTATTGGATCTAACAGTGCTATTTCTGCATTGGCAAGTGATGGGAAACAAGCCGATTTCTATTTAGGGGTTCGTTTCGGATTTTAAACATTTGTAAAATCTGTTTACAAAATGTAGAATTTGATTTGTAATTTCAACTATTAGACCATTTTATACAAAAAAGTCGAATGCTAATTTTAGGCAATTCATTTAAATATTTAACTCTAACAATTTCCATCTGAAAAAATTACCGAATTCAATTGAAGCACTTGAGTCTGATTATTTGTACATTCAAGATTCTCAAATAACAAATGCTGGAAAAGG
Proteins encoded in this region:
- a CDS encoding KUP/HAK/KT family potassium transporter, which gives rise to MSNSNYQKVTAATLLVALGIIYGDIGTSPLYVMKAIIGNREISKMLVYGGISCVFWTLTFQTTFKYIILTLRADNHGEGGVFSLYALIKRFGKGKLVIPTILGATTLLADGIITPPISVASAVEGLEAVIPNLPTVPIVIAILSGLFLFQRFGTQKVGFFFGPAMVVWFSMLLILGISQIVIHPEILEALNPMYAYRLLVEYPHGFWLLGAVFLCTTGAEALYSDLGHCGRDNIRITWIFVKTALVVNYLGQGAWIMTQGSQFLEGRNPFYSIMPQWFLIFGIIIATMAAIIASQALISGSFTLINEAISLNFWPRVALKNPTNTKGQIYIPSVNTILWIGCVLMILYFKNSEHMEAAYGFSITVAMLMTTFLLSYYLFYIKKIKIGWIALILFLFSVIEISFFIANVVKIKERWMFLFFELFIFMVMYVWYYSRKINNKFLKFENIKEHAFKLEELSNDDTIPKYSTHLIYLSKADKINQIEEKIINSIFSKKPKRADVYWILHINRTDEPFTLDYEVHEIIDDKVIKIVLNVGFRIQPKVELYFKKIVQDLVQQNELNLHTRPDGSTKYNTEPDFKFVILEKFLSVENEFSIKEGWLINSYFILKRMAISDTKAFGLDKSDVVVEELPMVYQPTTNISLNRKK
- a CDS encoding response regulator transcription factor; this encodes MNKRQILVIDDETQIRKLLEITLSTNDFEVKLAENGLQGIRFAATFQPDLIMLDLGLPDVDGQKVLQQLREWYLNPIMILSVKSEESEIVKALDNGANDYLIKPFRTQELLARVRSHMRNHIKEASEPVISSTNFSIDLIARIVKVNNEEVKLTQTEFNLLAILAKNEGKVLTHQYLLKEIWGKSYSDQTQYLRVFVAQLRKKIEKDANHPEMILTESGIGYRFILT
- a CDS encoding sensor histidine kinase encodes the protein MFSRTSNPNNQYIFSTVLVVLISLVCFAFKEIIGYKVIAFILLVTVSFVAMFYRIVPTLLSAVLSALIWNFFFIKPYFTFHIGNTEDQFMFFMYFVIALINAVLTFKIRQIERIANEKESKLKSIKLYNTLLDSLSHELKTPIATIIGSTDALQSNAIMTDNQKEKLLEEISIATLRLNNQVENLLNMSRLESGVIVPRMDWVDVNEIVYEVIRSLQIKSYSQKIEVNATEIFPLFKLDYGLMEHVIYNLLNNAIIYTPQNSNITIDLSQNEDTLQIVILDEGNGFPEDEISFVFEKFYRLKNSRPGGSGIGLSIVKGFVEAQNGTISLENSVEGGAKFVIQIKTEVSKFNPIENE
- a CDS encoding nuclear transport factor 2 family protein; amino-acid sequence: MRAKLFILFILLSNSILAQEISPKKVIDDFFTAFHAKDTTALKQLCHEDIVMKTIANTKEGNKLVEAPFQDFLKSIATIPSNMKFFEKLTDYKVEIDGNLAHVWTPYEFYVNDTLSHVGANAFTLFNDNGKWQIIHLIDTRRKKSL
- the nhaD gene encoding sodium:proton antiporter NhaD; translation: MISILLLVAILGYLSVILESPIKINKTITALLTGTICWVVIASFSHDDQHLVTERLMEYFGEISGLLIFLMGAMTIVELIDIHKGFTVITRRIRTTSVLRLLWIVAFITFFLSALLDNLATAIIMVTLLRKLMPKSEIRMLLTGIVVIAANAGGAFSPIGDVTTTLLWIGGQVSSFGIVKALILPSIMVLLVPVIIASFKMKGFAVLRAQVSMAQVRQEEKMRGSVSVFIAGVVGLVMVPVIKTLTGLPPFIGVLISLSMVSLVSIMYHRNKTQEEKDKFSVAYALTKVDVSSILYFMGILLMVFALQEVGVLKEMATFLITNLPNTNSMVIAIGALSSIVDNGSLVAATQGMFSLADYPMDHTLWEFIALCAGTGGSMLVIGSAAGIAVMEKEKITFMWYLKKITPLAVAGYIAGIVTYLVQVLLMH
- the panB gene encoding 3-methyl-2-oxobutanoate hydroxymethyltransferase produces the protein MSVAKKDYKRITTKTLIEMKENGEKISMLTAYDFTMAKIVDSAGVDVILVGDSASNVMAGHETTLPITLDQMIYHASSVVRASERALVVVDLPFGSYQSDSKEALRSAIRIMKESGGHAVKLEGGSEIKDSIKKILNAGIPVMGHLGLTPQSIYKFGTYTVRAKEDAEAEKLLEDAKLLEKLGCFALVLEKIPAALAEQVAKSISIPVIGIGAGSGVDGQVLVIHDMLGMNNEFSPRFLRRYLDLYDQMTKAIGQYVTDVKSEDFPNSNEQY
- a CDS encoding RluA family pseudouridine synthase, with protein sequence MSTKEISTKNNLQIIHEDNHIIVVNKRVGDIVQGDKTGDKPLSEVVKEYIKEKYNKPGDVFLGVVHRLDRPTTGIVVFAKTSKALTRLNETFKNRETQKTYLAVVKKMPPKEKDTLVHFLKRNTKNNTSKAHLKEVPESKKASLSYQIIKKLDHYFVLEIDLHTGRHHQIRAQLQAIGCPIKGDLKYGFDRSNPDGGIHLHAKKLVLTHPVSKEIIIFKASTPNDSIWNSL